A region of Streptomyces sp. WMMC500 DNA encodes the following proteins:
- a CDS encoding sugar ABC transporter permease: protein MSTEGTETTDTAKPDLAKSSAPGHSAPDVAESAVAAVDPRLLVREQGFAGYLTEFKRRMRGGELGSVPVIVGLIIIMAIFQGLDDAFLSAQNLSNISIDIAGPGLIAVGIIFVLLLGEIDLSIGSVSGLAGAVFAVLAVQEGMPEVPAIILAVLVGTATGAFHGFFFARIGVPPLVVTLAGLLGWQGLMLYILGSTGTINLDSDGVVAKLTTYYFTDVAAAYGLAAVSVGGYFAAAYFGSKRREAAGVPSRPLSEIIMRTAVLAVLAFVPAYVLNQYKGLPLALLIFLVVVVGADFVLRRTGFGRRVFALGGSVEASRRAGINVDLMRIAVFSVSGTLAAVGGLFMASTIAAANQGAGGGTLLMNAIAAAVIGGTSLYGGRGSSWSALLGVLVIMSIQSGLALKGIDAPVQYMITGSVLLAAVVIDSVSRRTQKTAGRA from the coding sequence ATGAGCACCGAGGGGACCGAGACCACCGACACCGCGAAGCCCGACCTCGCGAAGTCCAGCGCCCCCGGCCACTCCGCGCCGGACGTCGCGGAGAGCGCCGTCGCCGCCGTCGACCCCCGGCTGCTCGTGCGCGAGCAGGGCTTCGCCGGCTATCTGACCGAGTTCAAGCGCCGCATGCGCGGGGGCGAGCTGGGCTCCGTCCCGGTCATCGTCGGCCTGATCATCATCATGGCGATCTTCCAGGGTCTGGACGACGCCTTCCTGTCCGCGCAGAACCTGTCGAACATCTCCATCGACATCGCGGGACCCGGGCTGATAGCCGTCGGCATCATCTTCGTGCTGCTGCTCGGCGAGATCGACCTGTCGATCGGTTCGGTCAGCGGGCTCGCCGGCGCGGTGTTCGCCGTGCTGGCCGTCCAGGAGGGGATGCCGGAAGTCCCGGCGATCATCCTCGCCGTCCTCGTCGGCACCGCGACCGGTGCCTTCCACGGCTTCTTCTTCGCCCGGATCGGCGTCCCGCCGCTCGTCGTGACCCTCGCCGGCCTGCTCGGCTGGCAGGGCCTGATGCTGTACATCCTCGGCAGCACCGGCACCATCAACCTCGACTCCGACGGCGTGGTCGCCAAGCTCACCACGTACTACTTCACCGACGTCGCCGCCGCCTACGGGCTCGCGGCGGTCTCCGTCGGCGGCTACTTCGCCGCGGCGTACTTCGGGTCGAAGCGGCGCGAGGCGGCCGGGGTGCCGTCGCGCCCGCTGAGCGAGATCATCATGCGTACGGCCGTGCTCGCCGTGCTCGCGTTCGTCCCGGCGTACGTGCTGAACCAGTACAAGGGACTGCCGCTGGCGCTGCTCATCTTCCTCGTCGTGGTCGTCGGCGCGGACTTCGTGCTGCGCCGCACCGGCTTCGGCCGGCGGGTCTTCGCCCTCGGCGGCAGCGTCGAGGCCAGCCGCCGGGCGGGCATCAACGTCGACCTGATGCGGATCGCGGTCTTCTCCGTCTCCGGTACGCTCGCGGCGGTCGGCGGCCTGTTCATGGCCTCCACCATCGCCGCGGCCAACCAGGGCGCGGGCGGCGGCACGCTGCTGATGAACGCCATCGCGGCGGCCGTCATCGGCGGCACCAGCCTCTACGGCGGGCGCGGCAGCAGTTGGTCCGCGCTCCTCGGCGTGCTGGTCATCATGTCCATCCAGTCGGGCCTGGCGCTCAAGGGCATCGACGCGCCGGTGCAGTACATGATCACCGGCTCCGTGCTGCTGGCGGCCGTCGTCATCGACTCCGTCTCCCGCCGCACCCAGAAAACGGCCGGACGCGCCTGA
- a CDS encoding ATP-binding cassette domain-containing protein: MVHVSATPVLALRGISKRFGAVQALTDVDLEVRAGEVVALVGDNGAGKSTLVKTVAGVHAIDEGTIEWGGRPVRIHKPHDAQNLGIATVYQDLSLCDNLDVVGNLFLGQEIRTVGVLDEVEMERRSRELLTTLSIRIPSVRIPTASLSGGQRQTVAIARSLLGDPKLVILDEPTAALGVEQTAQVLDLVERLRERDHAVLLISHNMEDVRAVADRVAVLRLGRNNGVFDVATTTQEEIVAAITGATDNAVTRRSARTGAEAEK; this comes from the coding sequence ATGGTTCACGTGTCCGCTACGCCCGTGCTGGCGTTGCGCGGGATCTCGAAGCGGTTCGGTGCGGTCCAGGCACTCACCGACGTCGATCTCGAGGTCCGCGCCGGTGAAGTGGTCGCCCTGGTCGGCGACAACGGCGCCGGAAAGTCCACTCTCGTCAAGACCGTCGCCGGCGTCCACGCCATCGACGAAGGCACCATCGAGTGGGGCGGCCGCCCCGTTCGCATCCACAAGCCGCACGACGCCCAGAACCTGGGCATCGCGACCGTCTACCAGGACCTCTCGCTCTGCGACAACCTGGACGTCGTCGGCAACCTCTTCCTCGGCCAGGAGATCCGCACCGTCGGCGTCCTGGACGAGGTCGAGATGGAGCGCCGCTCCCGCGAACTGCTCACCACCCTGTCCATCCGCATCCCCAGCGTCCGCATCCCCACCGCCTCACTCTCCGGCGGCCAGCGGCAGACGGTGGCGATCGCCCGCTCGCTCCTCGGCGACCCCAAGCTCGTCATCCTCGACGAGCCCACGGCCGCCCTCGGCGTCGAGCAGACCGCCCAGGTGCTCGACCTCGTCGAACGGCTGCGCGAGCGTGACCACGCCGTGCTGCTGATCAGCCACAACATGGAAGACGTCAGGGCCGTCGCCGACCGGGTCGCCGTGCTGCGCCTCGGCCGCAACAACGGCGTCTTCGACGTCGCGACCACGACGCAGGAAGAGATCGTCGCCGCCATCACGGGCGCCACGGACAACGCCGTGACGCGCCGCTCGGCGCGCACGGGTGCGGAGGCAGAGAAATGA
- a CDS encoding sugar ABC transporter substrate-binding protein, whose amino-acid sequence MHTYLRRAAVALAAVSMTVGIAACGSADEADNDSDSGDKKNDGPLTIGLLLPEDQTARYEDFDRPLIEKKIEELAPGTKVIYNNAKQDATTQQQQVDTMITQDVDALILDAVDYKSIASGVKAADDAGIPVVAYDRLAEGPISGYTSFDNNKVGQVQAESLLEALGDKAGDGQIVMLNGSVTDPNAAMFKDGAHSVLDGKVDVGKEYDVKEWKPENANSDMKGAISSVGKDKIVGVYAANDGMAGGAITALKAADFDPLPPVTGQDAELAGVQRIVTGEQYMSVYKPYKPEADAAAEMAVKLARGEKVDSVATSTVDSESEQGVPAVLIDPIALTKDNIKETVVKDGLWKIEDICSGKFASACKDIGLQ is encoded by the coding sequence GTGCACACCTATCTGCGCCGTGCGGCAGTCGCACTGGCCGCCGTATCCATGACCGTCGGCATCGCGGCCTGTGGCAGCGCCGATGAGGCCGACAACGACTCCGACAGCGGTGACAAGAAGAACGACGGGCCGTTGACGATAGGTCTCCTCCTGCCGGAGGACCAGACCGCGCGCTACGAGGACTTCGACCGGCCGCTGATCGAGAAGAAGATCGAGGAGCTCGCTCCGGGCACCAAGGTCATCTACAACAACGCCAAGCAGGACGCGACCACGCAGCAGCAGCAGGTCGACACCATGATCACCCAGGACGTCGATGCCCTGATCCTGGACGCCGTCGACTACAAGTCGATCGCCTCCGGTGTGAAGGCCGCGGACGACGCCGGCATCCCCGTCGTCGCGTACGACCGCCTCGCCGAGGGCCCGATCAGCGGCTACACCTCCTTCGACAACAACAAGGTGGGCCAGGTCCAGGCCGAGTCCCTGCTGGAGGCGCTCGGCGACAAGGCCGGGGACGGCCAGATCGTCATGCTCAACGGCTCCGTCACCGACCCGAACGCCGCGATGTTCAAGGACGGCGCGCACTCCGTCCTCGACGGCAAGGTCGACGTCGGCAAGGAGTACGACGTCAAGGAGTGGAAGCCGGAGAACGCCAACTCCGACATGAAGGGCGCCATCTCCTCGGTCGGCAAGGACAAGATCGTCGGTGTCTACGCCGCCAACGACGGCATGGCCGGCGGTGCCATCACCGCCCTGAAGGCCGCCGACTTCGACCCGCTGCCGCCGGTCACCGGCCAGGACGCGGAGCTGGCGGGCGTGCAGCGCATCGTCACCGGCGAGCAGTACATGAGCGTTTACAAGCCGTACAAGCCGGAGGCCGACGCCGCCGCCGAGATGGCGGTCAAGCTGGCGCGCGGCGAGAAGGTCGACTCCGTGGCGACCAGCACCGTGGACAGCGAGTCCGAGCAGGGCGTGCCCGCCGTGCTCATCGACCCGATCGCGCTGACCAAGGACAACATCAAGGAGACCGTCGTCAAGGACGGCCTGTGGAAGATCGAGGACATCTGCTCGGGCAAGTTCGCCTCGGCCTGCAAGGACATCGGTCTGCAGTGA
- a CDS encoding ROK family transcriptional regulator, with translation METPGSQSSLHRANLERVVRAVRLSGSLTQAQIARSTGLSAATVSNIVRELQESGTVSVTPTSAGGRRARAVSLSGDAGIVVGVDFGHTHLRVAVGNLAHQVLAEESEPIDVDASATQGLDRAEALVSRLVGATDVPADKVVGVGLGVPGPIDTETGVLGSTSILPGWTGTNPRDDLQSRLGVPVYVDNDANLGALGELVWGSGRGAKDVAYIKVASGVGAGLVINGQLYRGPGGTAGEIGHITLDESGPVCRCGNRGCLETFTAGRYVLGLLEASHGPGLTVERMVQLARDGDPGCRRVIADVGRHIGSGVASLCNLLNPSRVVLGGDLAEAGELILQPIGESVARYAIPSAARQLDLASGALGSRAEVLGALALVLSEMGDRSILDGAVPVLAPVLTEG, from the coding sequence GTGGAGACTCCGGGCTCGCAGTCCTCGCTGCACCGGGCAAACCTTGAGCGCGTCGTGCGCGCCGTGCGCCTGTCCGGTTCGCTCACGCAGGCGCAGATCGCGCGGAGCACCGGGCTGTCCGCCGCCACGGTCTCCAACATCGTCCGCGAGCTGCAGGAGAGCGGGACCGTCAGCGTCACCCCCACCTCCGCCGGCGGGCGGCGGGCGCGGGCCGTGTCGCTGAGCGGGGACGCCGGGATCGTGGTCGGGGTGGACTTCGGGCACACGCACCTGCGGGTCGCCGTGGGCAACCTGGCGCACCAGGTGCTCGCCGAGGAGTCCGAGCCGATCGACGTGGACGCCTCCGCCACCCAGGGCCTGGACCGGGCGGAGGCGCTGGTGAGCCGCCTCGTGGGGGCCACGGACGTGCCCGCGGACAAGGTCGTCGGCGTCGGTCTGGGGGTGCCCGGGCCGATAGACACCGAGACCGGGGTGCTGGGCTCCACCTCCATCCTGCCGGGCTGGACGGGCACCAACCCGCGCGACGACCTCCAGTCCCGCCTCGGCGTCCCGGTGTACGTGGACAACGACGCGAACCTCGGCGCCCTCGGCGAGCTGGTCTGGGGCAGCGGCAGGGGCGCGAAGGACGTGGCGTACATCAAGGTCGCCAGCGGTGTCGGCGCCGGCCTGGTGATCAACGGGCAGCTCTACCGCGGGCCCGGCGGGACGGCGGGTGAGATAGGCCACATCACGCTGGACGAGTCGGGACCGGTCTGCCGCTGCGGCAACCGCGGCTGCCTGGAGACCTTCACCGCCGGCCGGTACGTCCTGGGCCTGCTGGAGGCCAGCCACGGGCCCGGGCTGACCGTGGAGCGCATGGTGCAGCTCGCCCGGGACGGCGACCCCGGCTGCCGGCGGGTGATCGCCGACGTCGGCCGGCACATCGGCAGCGGCGTGGCCAGCCTGTGCAACCTGCTCAACCCCAGCCGGGTGGTGCTCGGCGGCGACCTCGCCGAGGCCGGGGAGCTGATCCTGCAGCCCATAGGGGAGTCCGTCGCGCGCTACGCGATCCCCAGCGCCGCCCGCCAGCTCGACCTGGCCTCCGGGGCGCTGGGCAGCCGCGCGGAGGTGCTCGGGGCGCTGGCCCTGGTGCTGAGCGAGATGGGCGACCGTTCGATCCTTGACGGCGCGGTGCCGGTTCTCGCCCCCGTTCTCACGGAGGGATGA